DNA sequence from the Entomomonas asaccharolytica genome:
ATAAAGTAGTTTTGCCACTGCCAGAAGGTCCTTTTAAAAACATTTTTTCATTATAACCTAATGTAAAATCAGCAATATCTAATAAATTAGCCTGTTTTGGCCAAGCAAATTGTAAATTTTTAAGTTCAATTACATTAGCCATTATTTAAGTTTAAACACAGGTTTTGCAGGGGTTAATTCAATTCCTTTTTGTCCATTATCACCAATATATTGAATGGTTATCTTATTTGTATTGGGAAAATGTTTAAAGAAATAACTTAAATCTAATTGGTTTAGTGCTGAAATATTATTGCAAGTAAAACTATAATTTGCATCTATATCTAAATGTGCATGCTGTTGGTCAATATTATTGGTGGTTTGAATATTAAAAATAGGGCTAGTAATTTCTTTATCCATAAGGCTACATTTTGCAGCAGCAGGAATAGCAAAAAGTGTCGATGGGTTATTAAGTAGTAGCTGTACTTGGGAAGCTAATATTTTCTCATGTTCTGTTGTAGGAATATGTTCAAATCCTACTAAATTAATAGCAGCAGTATCTAATCCTATTTCTAATCTATTATCACTAATAGCTATATTTAACTGTACTCGACCATGTTCATGGGCAGTTAAAATACCTTCATATTTTTCATCAGAAGATTTAGTAGCCATAGCAGTTGATATTACTAAGGAATAGCAAACACAACCTAATAATAAAATATAGCGCATATTATTGCCTAGAATAGATAAGAATTGTTATGTTATATTATAACTATATATACACATAAATATAAAATAATATTATAAGAAAAAGCTATTAATAAATAATTTATTATTCCAAATAAAAGGAACAATATACAAATTTCTTATTGATCTTAAATAAATTAAATAATAAAGTTCGCATCCTGAACGCTCATGCTGGCAACGATCCATCCGGCTCAAGTACTGACGACGAGAGATAGCAGTTTTAATACTATATATTTCGGCGACATGCCTTGGGAAGTAGGCGATCCAAAGTGGGGATACTGATTAGGCGTTCATTCAGTAAAAAATGCTTAATAATAAATTTGGAGTAACCCACAATGACCATGACTACTATTAAAGTAGAAGACTACTATGCGCCAGAGACTTTTAAACGCATTAAAGAATGTGCTGAACAACATGACACCCCGTTTGTTGTGATTGATACCAAGACTATTGCAACTGCTTATGATCAGCTAGTGAATAACTTTCCTTTTGCTAAAATCTACTATGCAGTAAAAGCTAACCCAGCCGTAGAAATTACTCGTTTACTCAATGATAAAGGCTCACATTTTGATATTGCCTCTATCTATGAACTAGATAAAGTACTAGCACAAG
Encoded proteins:
- a CDS encoding DUF2796 domain-containing protein, producing MRYILLLGCVCYSLVISTAMATKSSDEKYEGILTAHEHGRVQLNIAISDNRLEIGLDTAAINLVGFEHIPTTEHEKILASQVQLLLNNPSTLFAIPAAAKCSLMDKEITSPIFNIQTTNNIDQQHAHLDIDANYSFTCNNISALNQLDLSYFFKHFPNTNKITIQYIGDNGQKGIELTPAKPVFKLK